Proteins from a genomic interval of Rhipicephalus microplus isolate Deutch F79 chromosome 6, USDA_Rmic, whole genome shotgun sequence:
- the LOC142765576 gene encoding uncharacterized protein LOC142765576 has product MDEHPQLVANAIELRHGVTITDRRRLWQELSDALNHEVPAQEWQAWWRRPVHEARRDTAAIRDAQTGTVGGWLPGFRDRVLQLTGMTRFSGVFGLTYQQQANLPTAAVEMDVEATEAAVDGSDTVTRKHLRT; this is encoded by the exons atggacgaacatccccagctcgtggcgaatgccatcgagctgcggcacggcgtcaccatcaccgaccggcggcggctgtggcaagagctcagcgacgcgctgaaccatgaagtgcctgcgcaggaatggcaggcttggtggcgcaggccggtgcacgaggcccgccgtgacaccgccgccatcagagacgcacaaac GGGCACTGTagggggttggctgcctggcttccgcgaccgagttctacagttgactggaatgacacgcttcagtggcgtttttggtctcacctatcaacag caggcgaatcttcccactgctgcagtggaaatggatgtggaggccactgaagcggctgtagatggcagtgacacagtaacacgcaagcatctgagaacttag
- the LOC119167285 gene encoding protein Skeletor, isoforms B/C-like, which produces MRAVRGGFTVTAVLTTVAAALLLRGVTCEDPHEGLYIGKINTYAHQVSGHVYAIDEYTILIKNFFYDGLGQDAFFWAGSSVRPSNVGFIVPDEEGKTNKLQPYTDKDIYLQLPNKRKITSIRWFAVWNLREHANYGDIFFPEGFEPPSPRRISEFSRRGAGVRSGTVVIVDSKTIEIPDFYFNGNVSDTYFWVGLGPQPNSAGQKIPDEKGYLEPLGRYEEKTIQLTLPGKMSVFDIDWLSVWNAESNENYGSVIVPHGQDIPPSKLGSTKHESRLPNCEQLHATLQLRWEIQGRSITLQLTGQIEEDEYIAFGISGATNSSKMVGADVAVCYIDGHYANAVDYNISDRFPCSNVLGRYRGVCPDLKVEGKESYQILTFTRKDGLTSFVFRRTLLNPDDDGDQIFNPDGDTYLVWAIGKYNEQKEPSFHHTFPRGNLKINFGRKDAADNCFEFTTGLNRKKPDPWPLFRIRDKAVDTFVARIGPAGLWKGYVGITGRSSPGESWYMNGVLVPEIHVQRGRSYTFRVEGGNNPHNARYYHPLYITDSSSGGYARLTEAERQGVKIYAGIQFDRRGRPQPSAAGRLCAWVYNTSEPRQADEFASFPKFRNTLRLQCDDGQPAVLSWMPNDSTPDVVYYQSYTTPNVGWKIVVQDEIVTGSAAVSWNRMSLSGAVKLLMALLLSVKMCV; this is translated from the coding sequence ATGAGGGCGGTTCGCGGCGGATTTACCGTTACGGCCGTGCTAACGACGGTCGCAGCGGCTCTACTGCTCCGCGGTGTGACGTGCGAGGACCCTCACGAGGGCCTCTACATCGGTAAAATCAACACGTACGCGCATCAGGTGTCTGGTCATGTGTACGCCATCGACGAGTACACGATACTCATCAAGAACTTCTTCTACGACGGCTTGGGTCAGGACGCCTTCTTTTGGGCCGGATCCAGCGTGCGGCCAAGCAACGTGGGTTTCATCGTTCCCGACGAAGAAGGCAAGACCAACAAGCTGCAGCCGTACACGGATAAGGACATATACCTGCAGCTACCGAACAAGCGCAAAATCACCAGCATCCGCTGGTTTGCGGTGTGGAACTTGAGAGAGCATGCCAACTACGGTGATATCTTCTTTCCCGAGGGATTCGAACCGCCATCGCCCAGGCGGATATCAGAGTTCTCCCGGCGGGGCGCCGGTGTTCGTTCGGGAACGGTTGTGATCGTGGATTCCAAGACGATTGAAATCCCGGACTTCTACTTTAACGGGAACGTCTCGGACACCTACTTCTGGGTCGGCCTCGGACCGCAGCCGAACAGCGCCGGTCAGAAGATTCCCGACGAGAAAGGTTACCTCGAACCGCTCGGGCGTTACGAAGAGAAGACGATCCAGCTGACGTTGCCTGGAAAGATGAGCGTCTTCGACATCGACTGGCTGAGCGTGTGGAACGCGGAGTCGAACGAGAACTACGGTTCGGTGATCGTGCCACACGGTCAAGACATCCCGCCTTCGAAGCTGGGATCCACGAAGCACGAATCGCGCCTGCCCAATTGCGAGCAGCTGCACGCGACTTTGCAATTGCGTTGGGAGATCCAGGGTCGCAGCATCACGCTCCAACTCACGGGGCAGATTGAGGAGGACGAGTACATCGCGTTCGGCATCAGCGGCGCTACCAACTCTTCCAAGATGGTGGGCGCCGACGTGGCGGTGTGCTACATCGACGGCCACTACGCCAACGCCGTCGACTACAACATATCGGACCGCTTCCCGTGTTCCAACGTGCTCGGCCGGTACAGGGGCGTCTGTCCGGACCTGAAAGTGGAAGGCAAGGAGAGCTACCAGATACTGACTTTCACACGCAAGGACGGGCTCACCAGCTTTGTCTTCCGCCGTACGCTTCTTAACCCGGACGACGATGGGGACCAGATCTTCAACCCTGACGGTGACACTTACCTCGTCTGGGCCATCGGCAAGTACAACGAGCAGAAGGAACCTTCGTTCCATCACACCTTCCCCAGAGGCAATCTGAAGATAAACTTCGGTCGCAAGGACGCCGCCGACAACTGCTTCGAGTTCACCACTGGTCTTAACCGCAAGAAGCCGGATCCCTGGCCCCTGTTCCGCATCCGGGACAAAGCGGTGGACACATTCGTCGCCAGGATTGGTCCCGCCGGCCTGTGGAAGGGCTACGTGGGCATCACTGGTCGTAGCAGTCCCGGTGAGAGTTGGTACATGAACGGCGTGCTCGTTCCGGAAATTCACGTGCAGAGGGGCCGCTCGTACACGTTCCGCGTCGAAGGGGGCAACAACCCTCACAACGCGCGCTATTACCACCCGCTCTACATCACCGACAGCTCATCTGGTGGTTACGCCAGGCTTACGGAGGCGGAAAGGCAGGGCGTCAAGATATACGCCGGCATCCAGTTCGACCGTCGGGGACGTCCCCAACCCAGCGCTGCGGGCCGGCTGTGTGCCTGGGTCTACAACACCTCGGAGCCCCGGCAAGCGGACGAGTTCGCGAGCTTTCCCAAGTTTCGCAACACGCTGCGACTTCAGTGCGACGAcggccagcccgccgtgctctcGTGGATGCCCAACGACAGCACGCCGGACGTCGTCTACTACCAGAGTTACACGACGCCCAACGTGGGCTGGAAGATCGTCGTGCAGGACGAGATAGTCACCGGCAGTGCGGCCGTCTCTTGGAACCGGATGTCGCTGAGCGGTGCTGTGAAGCTGCTTATGGCGTTGCTGTTGAGCGTGAAAATGTGCGTTTAG